The genomic window AAGTCGCGGGAGACGGGCATGAGGTCGGACGGCGCATACTTGGGCCGGGCGCGCTTGACCGATTTGGGCTGCGGAATGGCGTCGAGGTAGACCTCGACGGCGACCACCGTGCCCTTGATGTCGAGCGCCTTGGCGACCTTGGGGTGCAGCTCGCCGAAGTGGGCGAGCGGCTGGCGCGGATCGAGCCGCAGCGAGCCGGAGCGGCCGGGGTGGAACCAGGCGGGAGCGTCCGCCGTCGTCTGCACGCGGTCAACCGGTGCGCCTGCGGCTTCCAGAATGGCCAGCGCCTCGGCCTTGGCGTCGAACACGTCGAAGCCAGCAGCCTTCGCCTGCCAGTGGCGGGACTGCTTGTCGCCGGTGGCGACGAGCGCGAGGGTCGGCTTCTCGCCGTCCTTCAGGTAGCGCTTGCCCACCTCGAACAGGCGGATGGAAGTAGCGCCGCGCGCCTTGTTGCGGCCGCTCGCGGCGATGAGGCCGGGAAGCAAGCTGGGGCGCATGACGGCCATGTCCGCCGAGATCGGGTTATCCAGCGTGAACGCACCGCCGCCGAAGGGCTCGCTTTCTGCGGGGGCGATGAAGCTCCACGTGACCGCCTCCTGATAGCCGCGGGCAGCAGCGGCGCGGCGGGCGCGGCGCTGGCGCAGCTGCATGGGGGTGGCGGTGGGGCGGGCAACGCCTTCCGCGCGCGGCAGCGGGGTGGACGGGATCTGGTCGTAGCCGACGAGGCGGAGGACTTCCTCCACAATGTCGGCCGCGCCATCCACATCCTTGCGCCACGAGGGCACGCGGATGGTCCAGTTGTTGCCCTGTTTGGCTTCGACGGTGAAGCCGAGGCGGGTGAGCACCGCTTCCTGCTGGCTTTCCTCCACGGCAACGCCGCCCAGCGTCTCGGCGCGGGAAGGAGCATAGCTGACCGTCTTGTCGAAGGCCGGGATTTCGCCCGCCTTGGTGACGGTGGAGGCTTCGCCGCCGCACAGGTCCAGCACCATGGCGGTCGCCAGTTCCATGCCGGGCTCGATGAAGGCGGGGTCGATGCCGCGCTCGAAGCGGGCGCGGGCGTCGGAGGTGAGGCCGAGCTTGCGCCCCGTCACACCGATGCGGACCGGATCGAAGGCGGCGCACTCGATCACCACGTCCGTGGTGGTCTCGGTGCAGCCGGACTCCTCCCCGCCCATGATACCGCCAAGGCCGTGCGCCTTCGCATCGTCGGCGATGACGACCATGGTCTCATCGAGCGTGTAGGTCTTGCCGTTGAGCGCCAGCAGTTCCTCGCCCGGCTTGCCCTTGCGGGCGGTAAGGCCCCCGGTGAGCTTGGCCAGGTCATAGACGTGGAGCGGGCGGCCCCGGTCGATCATAATGTACTGGGTGATGTCGACGAGTGCCGAGATGGGGCGCAGGCCGATGGCGTTCAGGCGGCGGGCCAGCCATTCGGGCGACGGGCCGTTTTTCACACCCCGCACGAGGCGGCCGAGGAACACCGGGCAGCCTTCCGCATCTTCCACGCGGATGGGCACCGGGTTCTCGAACGTAGCAGCCACCGGTTCGACGGCGGGCGTCTTGAGGGTGCCGAGGCCAGCGGCAGCGAGGTCGCGGGCGACGCCGGCAACGCCAAGGCAGTCCTGCCGGTTGGGGGTGATGGCGATCTCGATAACCGGGTCGTTGAGGCCCAGCCACTCGACGTAAGACGTGCCGACCGGCGCGTCCTGGGGCAGGTCGAGAATGCCGTCGCTCTCTTCCGACAGTTCCAGCTCGCGCCCCGAGCACATCATGCCCCGGCTCTCGACGCCGCGAATGGCGGAGATTTTCAGCGTAACATCCAGCCCCGGCACATAAGCGCCCGGCGGGCCGAACACGGCCTTCATGCCCGCGCGCGCGTTGGGCGCACCGCAGACGACCTGCACGGGTTCGCCCGCGCCGATGTCCACCTTGCAGACACGCAGCTTGTCCGCGTTCGGGTGCTTTTCGGCTTCCAAAATGTGGGCGATGGTGAACGGGGCCAGCTTGTCCGCCGGGTTCTCGACGCCTTCCACTTCCAGCCCCAGCCGCACGAGGGCGGTGGTGATCTCTTCCAGCGTTGCGGTGGTGTCGAGGTGGTCTTTCAGCCACGAAAGGGTGAATTTCATGCGCCCACTCCTCCCGAGAGCGTCGGGACGTCAAGGAAACTGAAGCCGTAGTGCTTGAGCCAGCGAAGGTCTGCGTCGAAGAAGGCGCGCAGGTCGGTCATGCCGTACTTGAGCATGGCCAGGCGGTCGATGCCGCAGCCGAAGGCGAAGCCCTGCCACTCGGCGGGATCGAGGCCGCAGTATTCCAGCACGCGGTTGTTGACCATGCCGCACCCTAAAATTTCCAGCCAGTCGCTGCCCTCGCCCACCTTCAGCTCGCCATTGCCCCACTGGCACTGCACGTCCACCTCGGCCGAAGGCTCGGTGAACGGGAAGTAGCTGGGGCGCAGCCGCATGGTGACGTTATCGACCTCGAAGAAGGCCTTCACGAAGGTCTCCAGCGTCCACTTGAGGTGGCCCATGTGGATGCCCTTGCCGATCACCAGCCCTTCCACCTGATGGAACATGGGGGGTGTGGGTGGCGTCCGAATCCGAACGGTAGACCCGGCCCGGCGCGATGACGCGGATGATGTCCTGCGTGCCGTCCGCCTTCAGCTTGCCGGATTTCAGCGCCTCGGCCACATCGACCATGGTGCGGACCTGCACCGGCGAGGTGTGGGTGCGGAGCACCAGCCGCTCGCCCGTCTCGTCCTCCGGGAAGTAGAAGGTGTCGTGCATGGCGCGGGCCGGATGCTCCGGCGGAATGTTGAGCGCGGTGAAATTGTGCCAGTCGGTCTCGATCTCCGGGCCTTCCGCCACGGAGAAGCCGAGGTCAGCGAAGATCTCGGTCAGCTCGTCCATCACCTGCGAGATCGGGTGGATGGAGCCCTTGGGGCTTGCTGGCGGCATGAGGGTCACATCGCTGCGCTCGGCGGCAAGCCTCGCGTTCAGCGCCGCTTCCTCCAGCGCCGCCTTGCGATCGCTGAGCAGGTTCGTCACCCGCTCGCGCAGGCCGTTGAATAGCGGGCCCTGCACCTGCCGCTCTTCCGGGCTGAGTTTGCCCAGCGTTTTCAAAAGCGCGGTGACGCTGCCCGACTTGCCGAGCGCCCTGACCCGCACATCCTCAATCTCCTGAAGCGTCGCGGCCGCGCCAATGGCCGCCGTCAACTCCGCTTCCAATGCTGCAATATCGGTCATCGAATTCCTGCCGAAGCGATGGGGTTCGAACCCGAGCGCGCTATGCCGCCCGTCGAAGCGCCCTCCATAAGGCAAAAAGCCGCCAGAGCGCAAACATACTGGCAAGGCTATGGGGTAAATGTTTAGCATTCGCAGGGGGATCTATAATCCCCCTGCACCCCCTGTTCGTATTGGGGCGTACCCGGTCAAACCCGTGTGCGACCCTTTAACCTTCAGATTGAATACGGCCGCGCCCCACATCACACGCACGGCCCTATGAACCCAAGGGGTGTGGGGATGAGTCTTTGGTTGGTCGCACTTTCTTAACCGCAGGGCATTCGCCCTGCTCGAAAGCTGCTCCGAGACCCCACGAAGAGCCCGCCGCAGGCGGCCCGAAGGGCATGAAGAAGCCTCAGAAACACAAAAGGGGCCCCGCGAGGGACCCCTTCTGCGTATCCGGTATGACCGAAAGGCTTAGGCCAGAGCGGCCTGGGCCTTCTGAACCAGAGCCTTGAAGCTCTCCGGCTCGCGGACGGCGATGTCGGCCAGGACCTTGCGATCCAGTTCGATGCCGGCCTTGTTCAGGCCGTTGATGAACTGACCATAGGTGAAGCCGAGTTCGCGGCAGCCAGCGTTGATGCGCTGGATCCACAGAGCGCGGAAGTTGCGCTTCTTGGCCTTGCGGTCGCGGTAGGCGTACTGGCCAGCCTTTTCGACGGCCTGACGAGCGACCTTGATGGTATTCTTGCGACGGCCGTAATAGCCCTTCGCCTGTTCCAGAACCCGCTTGTGGCGAGCGCGGGCGGTAACGCCCCTCTTAACACGTGCCATGTCAGATCTCCTTCGCTGGCCTTATGCGAGCCCGTAGGGCGCCCACTTCTTGATCGTGCGCGCGTTCGCGTCCGAAATGATCGCGGTGCCGCGATCTCTGACGGATCTGCTTGGGCGTGCGCTTGATCATGCCGTGGCGCTTGCCGACCTGGCCGTGCTTGATCTTTCCCGAAGCGGTCATCTTGAAGCGCTTCTTGACGCCGCTCTTTGTCTTCAGCTTGGGCATTTTGCCTACCTCCTTATGCGGCCACGAAAACCGCTTAGGTTCGCATTACGGATCGCCACGGCAGCCCATATGAGCCGGGCGGTCCCACTCGAAGGTTGCGGCTATACACGCGAGGCCGGGCAATGGCAAGGCCAAGCCGCCCCCGGCGCTGCCTTTTCTCGCAAGCCGCCGACCTTATCCTTAACGGCGGCGCTGGCCGCCACGCATGGGCGGGCGCGGCCCCATGGGCGCGCCGGAATCCTTGTGGCGGTAGATCAGGCGGCCCTTCTCCAGATCATAGGGGGACATCTCGACGGTCACCCGGTCTCCGGCGAGGGTCTTGATCCGGTTCTTCTTCATCTTGCCTGCCGTATAGGCAATGATGATGTGACCGGATTCAAGCTGCACCCGAAACCGGGCATCCGGCAGAACCTCCAGCACAACGCCCTCGAAGGGGATCATTTCTTCCTTGGCCATGGCCGGACTCTCCTTTCACTCCTAACGCCTCACAGCCGAAAATTCGCCGCCGTGGAAACGCACGGCGACGGCGGGAGCCCCGATCCGCCTTGAGCGGACCGGAACTCCCGGGCTCTTGAATGCCGCATTCTTCAGGCCGCAGCCGACGCTGGAGCCGACGTTGAAGCCGGCCAGGGAGGCTGCCCGAAAATGCGCCAAGGCGGACGACCCAAGGCCATTCGCTTGGGACCACCCGCTTGCGCGAAGGCCAGACAGGGCTGGCCAACTGCACCTCGGAAGGCCGGATACCTGCCTTCCGCGCCCCCGGCCAGGCTCGGCCAGCCGGGGACCATGTTCCAGGGAGCCGCTCTTAGTCGGCCGCCTGCAAATTCACAGCGGACGACTTGCGCGAGCGCGGGTCCGTCTGCACCTCGAAGGACAGCTTCTGCCCTTCCACCAGGCTCCTCATGCCGGCCCGCTCGACAGCGGTGGCGTGAACGAACACGTCGTTGCCGCCCTCTTCCGGCTGAATGAAACCGTAACCTTTGGTACCATTATACCACTTAACGGTGC from Pedomonas mirosovicensis includes these protein-coding regions:
- the pheT gene encoding phenylalanine--tRNA ligase subunit beta; amino-acid sequence: MKFTLSWLKDHLDTTATLEEITTALVRLGLEVEGVENPADKLAPFTIAHILEAEKHPNADKLRVCKVDIGAGEPVQVVCGAPNARAGMKAVFGPPGAYVPGLDVTLKISAIRGVESRGMMCSGRELELSEESDGILDLPQDAPVGTSYVEWLGLNDPVIEIAITPNRQDCLGVAGVARDLAAAGLGTLKTPAVEPVAATFENPVPIRVEDAEGCPVFLGRLVRGVKNGPSPEWLARRLNAIGLRPISALVDITQYIMIDRGRPLHVYDLAKLTGGLTARKGKPGEELLALNGKTYTLDETMVVIADDAKAHGLGGIMGGEESGCTETTTDVVIECAAFDPVRIGVTGRKLGLTSDARARFERGIDPAFIEPGMELATAMVLDLCGGEASTVTKAGEIPAFDKTVSYAPSRAETLGGVAVEESQQEAVLTRLGFTVEAKQGNNWTIRVPSWRKDVDGAADIVEEVLRLVGYDQIPSTPLPRAEGVARPTATPMQLRQRRARRAAAARGYQEAVTWSFIAPAESEPFGGGAFTLDNPISADMAVMRPSLLPGLIAASGRNKARGATSIRLFEVGKRYLKDGEKPTLALVATGDKQSRHWQAKAAGFDVFDAKAEALAILEAAGAPVDRVQTTADAPAWFHPGRSGSLRLDPRQPLAHFGELHPKVAKALDIKGTVVAVEVYLDAIPQPKSVKRARPKYAPSDLMPVSRDFAFVVKADVEAGKLVQAVRGADKQAITAVEVFDVFEGPGVEDGHKSIALAVTLQPGATSFTDADLLAISEKIFEAGKKIGAVPRVVLEAKGAISIPVAGSAALTIGKEK
- the rplT gene encoding 50S ribosomal protein L20, which translates into the protein MARVKRGVTARARHKRVLEQAKGYYGRRKNTIKVARQAVEKAGQYAYRDRKAKKRNFRALWIQRINAGCRELGFTYGQFINGLNKAGIELDRKVLADIAVREPESFKALVQKAQAALA
- the infA gene encoding translation initiation factor IF-1: MAKEEMIPFEGVVLEVLPDARFRVQLESGHIIIAYTAGKMKKNRIKTLAGDRVTVEMSPYDLEKGRLIYRHKDSGAPMGPRPPMRGGQRRR
- a CDS encoding cold-shock protein, with protein sequence MIIGTVKWYNGTKGYGFIQPEEGGNDVFVHATAVERAGMRSLVEGQKLSFEVQTDPRSRKSSAVNLQAAD